One Verrucomicrobiota bacterium DNA segment encodes these proteins:
- a CDS encoding DUF3592 domain-containing protein, producing MRVLAVALRQRWWYRSGVEIVVGIVFTLGGLLFLFLAALISHQSLRRLRDWGSAPGRIVGYQESAQSGKCYYHPQVAFTARDGRTIVFAASTGSNRKGYRVGAEVKVLVDPANPDHVELRAFSTLWLPAAFLGFFGLVFAGVGISIILG from the coding sequence GTGCGTGTTTTGGCCGTTGCGCTCCGCCAGCGTTGGTGGTATCGCTCGGGTGTGGAAATCGTCGTTGGCATAGTGTTCACGTTGGGCGGATTGCTGTTCTTGTTTCTGGCAGCGCTAATCAGCCACCAGTCATTGCGGCGCCTGCGCGATTGGGGCTCGGCTCCCGGTCGCATCGTCGGCTACCAAGAGTCGGCGCAGTCCGGCAAGTGCTATTATCATCCGCAGGTCGCGTTCACCGCGCGCGATGGCCGCACCATTGTGTTCGCCGCCTCCACCGGGTCAAATCGCAAGGGGTATCGGGTTGGGGCAGAGGTCAAGGTGCTCGTGGATCCCGCCAATCCCGATCACGTCGAATTGAGGGCATTTTCCACGCTCTGGTTGCCAGCGGCGTTCTTAGGCTTTTTCGGACTGGTATTTGCTGGTGTCGGAATCTCCATCATTCTAGGGTAG
- a CDS encoding DUF3472 domain-containing protein: MKRKRIKFATALPAVCASLGLLAGIARAELQVPAFTAYLDPIADGARVSAKAGISGWTNPALSVLWYGELKSTGELQCALSLRLAAGKLSKLRLTVAGQAHEATVNGQGDTVVQAKFGTVQIKQAGYQCFKLESLNAPGQPAGDLAALVLDGPAIRDAHFNLKPRRNAASVHLAYPVPKETKVAAFYCEMTGVEEPLWTYYEACGWHRGYFGMQINSATERRIIFSVWDSGGEAVDRKKVGDEDRVRLVAKGEGVSTGDFGNEGTGGHSHLTYLWKTGEKQRFIVTAKPVDATHTVFAGYYFHPDKKAWLLISSWKTPKDGGYLHGLYSFSENFGGSNGHLHRKVLYGNQWIRTAEGQWTEITEAKFSHDATGKEDRLDRFMGVENGQFFLSQGGFIPGFTKYGEKFTRPVTSQAPKDFGL, encoded by the coding sequence ATGAAACGGAAACGCATAAAATTCGCCACCGCCCTCCCGGCAGTATGTGCCAGCCTTGGTTTGCTTGCGGGGATTGCCCGCGCTGAGCTGCAAGTGCCCGCGTTTACCGCCTATCTGGACCCCATCGCGGATGGCGCGCGCGTCTCCGCCAAAGCGGGAATTTCCGGCTGGACCAATCCCGCGCTCAGCGTGCTGTGGTATGGCGAGCTGAAATCCACTGGTGAATTGCAATGCGCGTTGTCCCTGCGGCTGGCGGCAGGCAAACTTTCCAAATTGCGCCTGACCGTGGCGGGACAGGCGCATGAGGCCACTGTGAATGGCCAGGGGGACACCGTTGTTCAGGCCAAATTCGGCACCGTCCAAATCAAACAGGCGGGTTACCAATGCTTCAAACTGGAATCGCTCAATGCGCCGGGCCAACCCGCCGGGGACTTGGCGGCTTTGGTGCTGGATGGCCCGGCGATCCGGGACGCGCACTTCAACCTCAAGCCGCGCCGCAATGCCGCCTCGGTCCACCTGGCCTACCCGGTACCCAAGGAGACCAAAGTAGCGGCATTCTATTGTGAAATGACCGGCGTTGAGGAACCGCTCTGGACATATTATGAGGCGTGCGGCTGGCATCGCGGATACTTTGGCATGCAGATCAACAGCGCCACCGAACGGCGGATCATCTTCAGCGTATGGGACAGTGGCGGCGAAGCGGTGGACCGGAAAAAAGTGGGCGATGAAGATCGCGTGCGGCTGGTTGCCAAGGGCGAAGGAGTCTCCACCGGGGACTTTGGCAACGAGGGGACCGGCGGCCACAGCCATCTGACGTATCTCTGGAAAACCGGCGAGAAACAGCGCTTCATCGTCACCGCTAAACCGGTGGATGCCACGCACACCGTCTTCGCCGGATATTATTTTCATCCGGATAAAAAAGCGTGGCTGCTGATTTCCAGTTGGAAAACGCCGAAGGATGGCGGGTACCTGCACGGGCTCTACAGTTTCAGTGAAAACTTTGGCGGCAGCAATGGGCACTTGCACCGCAAGGTGCTTTACGGCAACCAATGGATTCGCACGGCGGAAGGCCAATGGACTGAGATCACCGAGGCCAAATTCAGCCATGACGCCACCGGCAAGGAAGACCGCCTGGATCGCTTCATGGGGGTGGAGAACGGCCAGTTCTTCCTGTCGCAAGGCGGGTTCATTCCCGGCTTCACCAAGTACGGCGAAAAATTTACCCGGCCAGTCACCAGCCAGGCACCCAAGGATTTCGGTTTATGA
- a CDS encoding trimeric intracellular cation channel family protein produces MKLQFLLEHFAVAVAAITGVLAARGKQVDMFGVLVLALVTAFGGGTVRDLMLGDVPVTWIRHASYLLNAATTALVTFFLAQIFESRRNLLVLADAFSLALFTIVGAEKALNFQVSPASAIALGVITGVVGGMLRDVLTGEIPLVFRPQIYLYATASLAGAAVFVGLVTLFPLNPSNALIGISIVLVLRLVAIRWKVGLPVFGTDENANPS; encoded by the coding sequence ATGAAACTGCAATTTCTTCTTGAGCATTTCGCCGTCGCGGTGGCCGCCATCACCGGCGTGCTGGCGGCGCGTGGCAAACAGGTGGATATGTTTGGCGTGCTGGTGCTGGCGCTGGTGACGGCCTTCGGTGGCGGCACAGTGCGGGATTTGATGCTGGGAGATGTCCCAGTGACTTGGATTCGGCATGCCAGCTATCTCCTCAATGCCGCCACGACGGCGCTAGTCACCTTTTTCCTGGCCCAAATTTTTGAATCACGGCGCAACCTTCTGGTGCTGGCCGACGCGTTTTCCCTGGCACTGTTCACCATCGTAGGCGCGGAAAAGGCGTTGAATTTCCAAGTGTCCCCCGCCAGCGCGATCGCCTTGGGCGTAATCACCGGCGTGGTGGGCGGCATGTTGCGCGATGTGCTCACGGGGGAAATCCCCCTGGTGTTTCGCCCGCAGATTTACCTGTATGCTACGGCCTCCCTCGCTGGGGCGGCCGTGTTTGTCGGCTTGGTAACCCTCTTTCCGCTCAACCCGTCGAACGCGCTCATCGGCATCAGCATCGTGCTGGTCCTGCGCCTGGTGGCCATTCGCTGGAAAGTGGGACTGCCAGTGTTTGGGACGGATGAGAATGCCAATCCCTCGTGA
- a CDS encoding DUF393 domain-containing protein, with translation MPRQRHWVIYDGDCGFCRGSIRLLRALDWFDRFACIPWQQAASDPCCVKLSEPALTQAMHCVSVSGVVNRSARAVRFIALRCPLTSLPALLLWVPGTMWLAERSYHWVAQHRQGISRILRIRH, from the coding sequence ATGCCACGGCAAAGACATTGGGTGATTTACGATGGCGACTGCGGCTTTTGCCGGGGTTCCATCCGCCTGCTGCGTGCGTTGGATTGGTTTGACCGCTTTGCCTGCATCCCCTGGCAGCAAGCCGCGTCCGATCCATGTTGCGTGAAGTTGTCTGAACCGGCATTGACCCAGGCCATGCATTGCGTTTCCGTTAGCGGAGTCGTGAACCGCTCCGCGCGGGCGGTGCGGTTTATTGCGCTTCGCTGCCCGTTGACCTCCTTGCCCGCCTTGCTATTATGGGTGCCCGGCACGATGTGGCTCGCGGAGCGGTCTTATCACTGGGTGGCGCAACACCGCCAGGGGATATCACGCATCCTGCGAATCCGGCATTGA
- a CDS encoding thioesterase family protein, producing MKKHDSPGVLRQGDGMANGIFTYQYRVTYGDCTVGNHVYYARYLDILEAARGELFRQGGLSLSQLQAEGFAFPVIECRLRYKAPARYDDGLRVEVWLRDLSRLRVEFGYRIVNQSDRLILEAESLHVCAGLDERPRRMSEAIRQMLVPFHQVTSAPAG from the coding sequence GTGAAAAAGCATGACAGCCCGGGAGTTTTGCGGCAGGGTGACGGCATGGCGAACGGCATTTTTACTTATCAATATCGCGTGACTTACGGGGATTGTACCGTGGGGAATCATGTCTATTACGCGCGCTACCTGGATATCCTTGAGGCCGCGCGGGGGGAACTCTTTCGCCAGGGCGGGCTGTCCCTGTCGCAGTTGCAGGCGGAGGGGTTCGCCTTTCCCGTCATCGAATGCCGCCTCCGTTACAAGGCCCCGGCCCGTTATGACGATGGGTTGCGCGTGGAAGTGTGGCTGCGCGATCTCAGCCGGTTGCGGGTGGAATTCGGCTATCGGATCGTGAACCAATCGGACCGGCTGATTCTGGAGGCCGAAAGCCTGCATGTCTGCGCCGGGTTGGATGAACGGCCCCGCCGGATGAGCGAGGCCATCCGGCAAATGCTTGTCCCATTTCACCAGGTAACTTCCGCTCCCGCCGGCTGA
- a CDS encoding MBL fold metallo-hydrolase, whose translation MRIKIWGCRGSLPVSGPKVDRYGGNTTCVEVRDRGRNRIILDAGTGVRNLGKHLLREKGPHKITFLFSHAHWDHLQGFPFFGPAYSPDFEIAICGGPATQQSIRQFLAHQMEPPYFPIAFAQLKANIRYGCHCGSTKCSGNPTHTDGQLCCGSIPLSHPNGGYGFKLMEADRSFVFVPDNEIGFHHEGGPSREEFVRFIAGADLLFHDAQYTEAEYRKTRGWGHSTYQAVVKIALEAGVKRLGLFHHDPDREDVDLDRQVERCRQWIAESGKTMECFACAEGMELTV comes from the coding sequence ATGCGAATCAAGATTTGGGGATGCCGGGGCTCGTTGCCCGTGTCCGGTCCGAAAGTGGACCGCTATGGCGGCAATACCACGTGCGTGGAAGTGCGGGACAGGGGGCGGAATAGGATCATTCTGGATGCCGGCACCGGGGTGCGCAATCTTGGAAAACATCTCCTCCGAGAAAAAGGGCCGCATAAAATCACTTTTTTGTTTTCCCATGCGCATTGGGACCATCTTCAAGGATTTCCCTTTTTTGGTCCGGCCTATTCACCTGATTTTGAGATCGCCATTTGCGGGGGCCCGGCCACGCAGCAATCCATCCGGCAGTTTTTGGCGCATCAGATGGAACCACCGTATTTTCCCATCGCCTTTGCCCAATTGAAAGCCAACATTCGTTATGGTTGCCATTGCGGTTCAACAAAATGCTCCGGTAACCCCACTCACACCGACGGCCAATTATGCTGTGGTTCCATCCCGCTCAGTCATCCCAATGGCGGCTATGGGTTTAAACTCATGGAGGCGGATCGCAGCTTTGTGTTCGTGCCGGATAACGAGATCGGGTTTCACCATGAGGGAGGACCGAGCCGGGAGGAATTCGTGCGTTTCATTGCGGGGGCGGACTTATTATTCCATGACGCCCAGTACACCGAGGCGGAGTACCGAAAAACCCGGGGTTGGGGTCACTCCACCTATCAGGCCGTGGTAAAAATCGCCCTCGAAGCCGGGGTGAAACGACTCGGCCTGTTTCATCATGACCCGGACCGGGAGGATGTGGATCTGGACCGCCAAGTGGAACGCTGTCGCCAATGGATTGCTGAATCCGGTAAAACCATGGAATGCTTCGCCTGCGCCGAAGGCATGGAACTGACCGTGTAA
- a CDS encoding thymidylate kinase: MMKTFAEMNFPGRLIAVEGLDGSGKTTQLYLLKRWLEAQNLRVFHSEWNSSELVKSATSRGKKSELLTPTTFSLIHATDFADRYERQLVPLLRAGYLVLCDRYAFTAFARDTVRGCPAEWVRGIYSFACQPDITFFFRANLDVSLQRILDGRPQLKYFEAGMDLHLSNDPQESFKIFQGRLLERYLAMSSEYQFTVIDANQAIETQQSLVRRLVAARINLADYPRVRATPQNPTIPAAV, encoded by the coding sequence ATGATGAAGACATTCGCCGAAATGAATTTTCCGGGTCGCCTGATCGCCGTTGAGGGCCTCGACGGCTCGGGCAAGACCACCCAGCTTTACTTGCTCAAGCGCTGGCTTGAGGCGCAGAATCTCCGGGTGTTTCATAGTGAATGGAATTCCTCGGAGCTGGTCAAATCCGCCACCAGCCGGGGAAAAAAGAGTGAACTCCTCACCCCCACCACCTTCAGCCTGATTCACGCGACGGATTTTGCGGATCGCTATGAGCGCCAGTTGGTGCCGCTGTTGCGCGCCGGTTACCTGGTCTTGTGCGACCGGTATGCGTTCACCGCGTTTGCCCGGGATACGGTGCGCGGCTGCCCCGCCGAATGGGTGCGCGGAATCTATAGCTTCGCCTGCCAGCCGGACATCACCTTCTTTTTCCGGGCCAATTTGGACGTGTCGTTGCAGCGGATTCTGGATGGCCGCCCGCAATTGAAATATTTTGAGGCGGGCATGGACCTGCATCTTTCCAACGATCCGCAGGAGAGCTTCAAGATTTTCCAGGGGCGCTTGCTCGAACGCTATCTGGCGATGAGTTCCGAGTACCAATTCACCGTGATTGACGCCAACCAGGCCATTGAAACGCAGCAATCCCTGGTGCGTCGGCTGGTGGCCGCCCGAATCAACCTGGCGGACTATCCGCGCGTGCGCGCCACCCCCCAGAACCCCACTATTCCCGCCGCTGTATGA
- a CDS encoding ROK family protein, which translates to MADNVKPEYLIGVDLGGTKIMAGVFTPSLNCISTTKISTKAQRGPESVIERIARCVRDAVDECDLDLKQVRAVGVGAPGSVNPEAGKVIFSPNLPGWKEVALKKELEKHLGLPVFVENDCNVCTLGVYEYELKAKPKSMIGIFLGTGIGGGIVLDGKMFSGFNRTAGELGHMVLEINGPKCSCGNKGCFEALASRGAIFKRIQAAVKDGQKTLLTEMLGDELEDLRSGDLRKAIRRGDKFVEQVIEEAAEYTGIAVANLINLINPEVIVLGGGVIDALEDEMMAIIVETAHEYALTGTDAGIEIIPSKLGDDAGITGAAVLARREFKATQ; encoded by the coding sequence ATGGCTGATAATGTCAAACCTGAATATCTCATCGGAGTGGATCTGGGCGGCACCAAAATCATGGCCGGGGTGTTTACCCCAAGCCTGAACTGTATCAGCACCACCAAGATCAGCACCAAGGCCCAGCGCGGACCGGAGTCCGTGATTGAGCGCATTGCCCGGTGTGTGCGTGATGCCGTGGATGAATGCGATCTGGACCTGAAACAGGTTCGCGCGGTGGGGGTGGGTGCGCCTGGGTCCGTTAATCCCGAGGCGGGCAAGGTGATTTTCTCGCCAAACCTGCCCGGCTGGAAGGAGGTGGCACTTAAAAAGGAGCTGGAAAAACATTTAGGATTGCCCGTGTTTGTGGAGAACGATTGCAACGTATGCACGCTGGGCGTGTATGAGTACGAGTTGAAAGCCAAACCCAAAAGCATGATCGGCATTTTTCTCGGCACGGGTATCGGGGGGGGGATCGTCCTGGATGGAAAAATGTTTTCCGGTTTCAACCGCACGGCGGGGGAGTTGGGCCACATGGTGTTGGAGATCAACGGGCCAAAATGCTCCTGTGGCAACAAGGGCTGTTTTGAGGCGCTGGCCAGCCGGGGAGCCATTTTCAAAAGAATCCAGGCCGCCGTAAAGGACGGCCAGAAAACCCTGCTGACAGAAATGCTGGGAGATGAATTGGAGGACTTGCGGAGTGGCGACCTGCGCAAAGCGATCCGGCGCGGGGATAAGTTTGTGGAACAAGTGATCGAGGAAGCCGCCGAGTACACGGGCATTGCCGTAGCCAACCTGATCAACCTGATCAATCCCGAAGTGATCGTGCTGGGCGGGGGCGTGATTGACGCGCTGGAAGACGAAATGATGGCCATCATTGTGGAAACCGCCCACGAATATGCGCTCACGGGAACCGACGCTGGCATTGAGATTATCCCCTCCAAATTGGGTGACGACGCTGGCATTACCGGCGCGGCGGTGCTGGCCCGGCGCGAGTTCAAGGCGACGCAATAA
- a CDS encoding thymidylate kinase, with amino-acid sequence MKAKNKPRTTPGTPPPAIQVPRPTRKRFYGHGLPGVNVEQLLGRLIVVEGADGSGRSTQIRKLVDWLEGTGHATAQVGLKRSTLVSEELDQAKRGNILSRTTFSLFYATDFADQLENSIIPALKAGFIVLADRYIYTLMARDLVRGLDPEWVENLYGMALIPDVVFYVEVSPENLVQRNFAKDYTLDYWESGMDMGLSRDMFDSFLKYQGLVAEQFRQLQKTYGFTILDGNRPAEEIYAELQSNMETVLRGKGPAA; translated from the coding sequence ATGAAAGCCAAAAACAAGCCTCGAACCACACCAGGAACCCCGCCGCCGGCCATCCAGGTGCCGCGTCCCACCCGTAAACGCTTTTACGGGCATGGGTTGCCGGGCGTCAACGTGGAACAACTGTTGGGGCGGCTGATTGTGGTGGAGGGAGCGGATGGCTCGGGGCGTTCCACGCAAATCCGCAAGCTGGTGGATTGGCTTGAAGGGACGGGACACGCCACCGCCCAGGTGGGGTTGAAACGTTCCACCCTTGTCAGCGAGGAACTGGACCAAGCCAAACGCGGCAATATTCTGAGCCGCACCACGTTCAGCCTGTTCTACGCGACGGATTTTGCGGACCAACTCGAAAACTCAATCATCCCGGCGCTCAAGGCCGGGTTCATTGTGCTGGCGGATCGTTATATTTACACGCTGATGGCGCGGGACCTGGTGCGCGGGCTGGACCCGGAATGGGTGGAAAACCTGTATGGCATGGCGCTGATTCCCGACGTGGTGTTTTATGTCGAGGTCTCGCCGGAAAACCTGGTGCAACGCAATTTCGCCAAGGATTACACGCTGGATTATTGGGAAAGCGGCATGGACATGGGCCTTTCCCGAGATATGTTCGACAGTTTTCTCAAATACCAGGGGCTGGTGGCCGAGCAGTTCCGCCAATTGCAAAAAACGTACGGTTTCACCATCCTGGATGGCAACCGGCCCGCCGAGGAAATTTATGCGGAATTACAATCCAACATGGAAACGGTGCTCCGTGGCAAAGGTCCGGCTGCCTGA
- a CDS encoding roadblock/LC7 domain-containing protein: MFGIFKKLFGGKPEEKSQAPVQPANPAPAGTATPKPQVQQPARPAKPPSAAPAPAPHSAPMEEPSPVPLLDPADVLELPLKPIIAKLPKELHDKLTRAVGAKDVVKISRQATLTQLSTGVVKVTYAELRSGASGLLAAGGDLDHTQVEIPLGEIIAIVGAAALPKRSDQKRVALPNDIGGLFGPKGKPGGADKATVIGVASMEAARSRSESAPVPAPAPLKPAPAPEPEPPKPVSPPEPEPPQVSVPPPPPAPTAPLSVSPALREMMAASSAPAAKPASAPTMIGGTKPAAPAPKPAGLPSMAPAKPAAPVTPAPAVSTPAPAPAVPAGPVVAGMITVPVNEVSANWPEAIKQEIAKLGLDGGFIFIPTEEVGRGLKFGKVAFTWQQLLGWVKPAPSGASAQGSASVDLPLKVVAPLYLSQHKPQQAQKKLAIDSKIPDMFGGKTAAAPPPPAPAPVPVVPPPPVAASSTPVVPIQVPAATPAAVKLPTTLGELFGQPGRTNWELNDIVQHTAALPGVAGTLLAFEDGMLVAAQLPPDFKSDTVAAFIPQIFNRMNQYARDIGMGDVTALTLKAGKCQWQICQSGAVFFAAVSRPGECLPAAHINLVAEELQKQK; this comes from the coding sequence ATGTTCGGCATCTTTAAAAAATTATTCGGTGGCAAACCGGAGGAGAAGTCCCAGGCTCCGGTCCAGCCAGCCAATCCGGCACCCGCCGGCACAGCCACTCCCAAACCTCAGGTCCAGCAGCCTGCCAGACCTGCCAAACCACCCTCGGCCGCCCCGGCGCCAGCTCCGCACTCGGCTCCGATGGAGGAACCGTCGCCAGTTCCCCTGCTGGACCCTGCGGATGTTTTGGAACTGCCCCTCAAGCCCATCATCGCCAAGCTGCCCAAAGAGCTTCACGACAAACTGACGCGCGCCGTCGGGGCAAAAGATGTGGTCAAAATCTCCCGGCAAGCAACGCTGACGCAACTGTCCACCGGCGTGGTCAAGGTCACCTATGCCGAATTACGGTCAGGGGCTTCTGGGCTGTTGGCGGCGGGCGGCGATCTGGATCACACCCAGGTGGAAATTCCTCTGGGCGAGATTATTGCCATTGTCGGCGCTGCCGCGCTGCCAAAGCGCAGCGACCAAAAACGGGTCGCCCTTCCCAACGATATCGGTGGTTTGTTTGGCCCCAAAGGCAAACCCGGCGGCGCGGACAAGGCAACCGTCATCGGGGTTGCCTCGATGGAGGCGGCCCGCAGTAGATCCGAGTCGGCTCCAGTTCCAGCGCCAGCGCCTCTCAAACCGGCACCCGCCCCTGAACCCGAACCACCAAAACCGGTATCGCCCCCTGAACCTGAGCCCCCCCAAGTCAGCGTACCGCCCCCACCGCCAGCGCCAACCGCTCCGCTGTCAGTCTCTCCCGCGTTACGTGAAATGATGGCGGCATCCAGCGCGCCAGCGGCCAAACCAGCTTCCGCGCCGACCATGATTGGTGGGACGAAACCGGCGGCTCCCGCACCGAAACCGGCCGGATTGCCGTCCATGGCACCGGCCAAACCCGCCGCTCCGGTGACGCCTGCGCCCGCTGTTTCCACCCCCGCTCCGGCTCCGGCGGTTCCTGCCGGCCCCGTGGTGGCGGGCATGATCACCGTCCCGGTAAACGAGGTGAGTGCCAATTGGCCGGAAGCGATCAAACAAGAGATTGCCAAGCTCGGCCTCGATGGTGGTTTCATTTTCATTCCGACTGAAGAAGTGGGCCGTGGTCTTAAATTTGGCAAAGTGGCGTTCACTTGGCAGCAACTGTTGGGCTGGGTCAAGCCCGCTCCCTCGGGCGCCTCCGCGCAAGGTAGCGCCTCCGTGGATCTGCCATTAAAAGTGGTCGCGCCGCTATATTTAAGCCAGCACAAGCCGCAACAAGCCCAGAAAAAGCTGGCGATTGATAGCAAGATTCCCGACATGTTCGGTGGCAAGACGGCGGCCGCACCGCCCCCCCCCGCTCCAGCGCCGGTGCCGGTGGTTCCGCCGCCCCCCGTTGCGGCATCATCCACGCCGGTCGTCCCCATTCAAGTCCCCGCCGCCACTCCGGCGGCGGTCAAGCTGCCCACGACCTTGGGCGAATTGTTTGGGCAGCCCGGACGCACCAACTGGGAACTGAACGATATTGTGCAGCACACGGCGGCCTTGCCCGGGGTTGCGGGTACGCTGTTGGCCTTTGAGGATGGGATGCTGGTCGCAGCCCAATTGCCGCCGGATTTCAAGAGCGACACGGTGGCTGCCTTTATTCCGCAAATTTTCAATCGGATGAACCAGTATGCCCGAGACATCGGCATGGGCGACGTGACCGCCCTGACCCTTAAGGCGGGCAAATGCCAATGGCAGATTTGCCAGTCTGGCGCGGTCTTTTTTGCGGCGGTCAGCCGGCCGGGCGAATGCCTGCCCGCCGCCCATATCAATTTGGTGGCAGAAGAACTGCAAAAGCAAAAGTAA
- a CDS encoding Ppx/GppA phosphatase family protein has product MDTASPAGPRRAVVDIGTNSVKLLVVELGPEGPMPILEQSRQTRLGEGFYAAHRLQPGPIALTATAVAEFAALARTHGAPGIRVIATSAARDARNQEELLQAITLASGLKVEIISGDQEAEWAFQGVTSSPLLAGQRLLILDLGGGSAEFILGEHGHRQFSRSYQLGCVRLLERLAPPDAPTPADLAQCRDYVYQFLATHVSADLRSLWSSQATAPLLVGTGGTVTILGRLENRMTDFDRTRLETTELTVDSVRNWVDRLWSLPLMDRRRLTGLPANRADVILMGSVVYEQVMETFHLPALRLSTRGLRFAAAMAGV; this is encoded by the coding sequence ATGGACACCGCGAGCCCGGCTGGACCGCGTCGCGCCGTGGTGGATATTGGCACCAATTCGGTCAAGCTGCTGGTGGTGGAACTGGGGCCCGAGGGGCCGATGCCAATTCTGGAACAGAGCCGGCAAACCCGGTTGGGCGAAGGTTTCTATGCGGCACATCGGTTGCAACCCGGCCCCATCGCTCTGACCGCCACCGCAGTGGCCGAGTTTGCCGCCTTGGCGCGCACACATGGCGCGCCCGGCATCCGCGTCATCGCCACCAGTGCTGCGCGAGACGCGCGAAATCAAGAAGAGCTATTGCAGGCCATCACGCTTGCCTCCGGTTTAAAGGTGGAAATCATTTCGGGCGATCAGGAAGCGGAGTGGGCCTTTCAAGGAGTGACCAGTTCCCCCCTCCTGGCGGGACAACGGCTCTTGATTCTGGATTTGGGCGGCGGCAGCGCGGAATTTATTTTGGGGGAACACGGTCACCGTCAGTTCAGTCGTAGTTACCAATTGGGCTGCGTGCGATTGCTGGAACGGCTGGCACCACCCGACGCACCGACACCCGCTGATTTGGCGCAATGCCGTGATTATGTGTACCAGTTTTTGGCAACGCATGTGAGTGCCGATCTGCGGTCGCTCTGGTCAAGCCAAGCCACGGCACCCTTGCTGGTGGGCACCGGCGGCACGGTCACCATCCTTGGGCGGCTGGAAAACCGGATGACGGATTTTGACCGTACACGCCTTGAAACCACCGAGCTTACGGTGGATTCCGTGCGCAATTGGGTGGACCGGCTATGGTCGCTGCCCCTGATGGATCGGCGTCGGCTGACCGGGCTGCCGGCCAATCGTGCCGATGTCATCCTGATGGGCAGCGTGGTGTACGAACAGGTCATGGAAACCTTTCATTTGCCCGCCTTGCGGCTCAGCACCCGCGGGCTGCGCTTCGCCGCTGCCATGGCAGGAGTGTGA
- a CDS encoding response regulator, whose product MAEKYKILLLDDELDLLELYQEMMKQLPSQPEVHTCDSGAKAIALLDSEPFNLMISDLNMPRMDGLQVLSIVRRKYPKLRVVVITSIMDEQFRARAYALGVDLFWQKPGNEQETKLFLESIEALMAKEEQGGFRGVQSKSLVDIIQLECMSQSSAVLKITNGVLEGRIWIINGEIIDATIGDLTGEDAFKKILCWKAGNFESLPPEPTRTRTVFNSYQGLLLDSAQNMDEAQAIADGNAPASEIHEEASQRVTPLQASAKVSGVDFLLSVPLDESKPFEQWGVESPETMLKFTRWMFHTFHELGERFVAGQVREVAGRGMQRHVSMVRAGDRYLCVGLKRNLNAEQRRETVKTVISKWVS is encoded by the coding sequence ATGGCAGAAAAATATAAGATTTTGTTGCTGGATGACGAGTTGGATCTGCTGGAACTGTACCAGGAGATGATGAAGCAACTCCCCAGTCAACCGGAAGTGCATACCTGCGATTCGGGTGCCAAGGCAATTGCATTGCTTGATTCCGAGCCGTTCAACCTGATGATTTCCGACCTGAACATGCCCCGCATGGACGGTTTGCAGGTGCTGTCCATTGTGCGCCGGAAATATCCCAAGCTGCGCGTCGTGGTCATCACTTCCATCATGGATGAACAGTTCCGTGCCCGCGCGTATGCGTTGGGGGTGGATTTGTTCTGGCAAAAACCCGGTAATGAGCAGGAGACCAAGCTGTTCCTGGAAAGCATTGAAGCGCTGATGGCCAAGGAGGAACAGGGTGGCTTTCGCGGGGTACAAAGCAAGAGCTTGGTGGACATCATTCAGCTTGAATGCATGTCCCAAAGTTCGGCGGTACTAAAAATCACCAACGGGGTGCTCGAGGGGCGCATTTGGATTATTAATGGCGAAATCATTGACGCTACCATTGGCGATCTTACGGGCGAGGATGCCTTCAAGAAAATCCTCTGCTGGAAGGCGGGTAATTTTGAAAGTCTGCCACCGGAGCCCACCCGCACGCGTACCGTGTTTAATTCGTATCAGGGTTTACTGTTGGATTCGGCGCAGAACATGGATGAGGCCCAGGCCATCGCCGATGGGAACGCGCCAGCGTCGGAAATTCATGAGGAAGCGAGCCAGCGCGTCACGCCGCTGCAAGCCAGCGCGAAGGTCAGCGGGGTGGATTTCCTGCTGTCGGTGCCCTTGGATGAAAGCAAGCCGTTCGAGCAGTGGGGGGTGGAAAGCCCCGAGACCATGCTCAAGTTCACCCGCTGGATGTTCCACACGTTTCATGAACTTGGGGAGCGTTTTGTGGCTGGGCAGGTGCGGGAGGTGGCGGGCCGCGGGATGCAGCGGCATGTGTCCATGGTGCGGGCGGGCGACCGATATTTGTGCGTCGGTCTCAAACGCAACCTGAATGCCGAGCAGCGGCGCGAAACTGTTAAAACCGTCATTTCCAAATGGGTATCCTGA